A part of Streptomyces sp. NBC_00557 genomic DNA contains:
- a CDS encoding response regulator transcription factor, with the protein MTSVLVCDDSPLAREALRRAVATVPGVERVTTAANGEEVLRRWGADRSDLILMDVRMPGLGGVETVRRLLSADPGARIIMLTVAEDLDGVALAVAAGARGYLHKDASRAELRATVTQALADPTWRLAPRRLRSAEMGAAPTLTAREIQVLEGMSHGRSNAEIGRELFLSEDTVKTHARRLFKKLGASDRAHAVALGFRWGLVR; encoded by the coding sequence ATGACATCCGTCCTCGTCTGCGACGACTCCCCGCTTGCCCGAGAAGCGCTCCGTCGCGCGGTCGCGACCGTGCCCGGCGTCGAGCGCGTGACGACGGCGGCCAACGGCGAGGAAGTCCTCCGCCGCTGGGGCGCCGACCGCTCCGACCTCATCCTGATGGACGTGCGCATGCCCGGCCTGGGCGGCGTCGAGACCGTGCGCCGGCTGCTGTCCGCCGACCCCGGCGCGCGCATCATCATGCTCACCGTCGCCGAGGACCTCGACGGCGTGGCCCTCGCGGTCGCCGCCGGCGCCCGGGGCTATCTGCACAAGGACGCCTCGCGCGCCGAGCTGCGGGCCACGGTGACGCAGGCCCTCGCCGACCCCACCTGGCGGCTGGCCCCGCGCCGGCTGCGCTCGGCCGAGATGGGCGCCGCGCCCACGCTCACCGCGCGTGAGATCCAGGTGCTGGAGGGCATGAGCCACGGCCGTTCCAACGCCGAGATCGGCCGCGAGCTGTTCCTCTCCGAGGACACCGTCAAGACGCACGCGCGCCGCCTGTTCAAGAAGCTCGGCGCCTCGGACCGGGCCCACGCGGTGGCGCTCGGCTTCCGCTGGGGACTGGTCCGGTAG
- a CDS encoding glycerol-3-phosphate dehydrogenase/oxidase: protein MRTATLGPAQRAEALAAMAERELDVLVIGAGVVGAGTALDAVTRGLSTGLVEARDWASGTSSRSSKLIHGGLRYLEMLDFALVREALKERGLLLERLAPHLVKPVPFLYPLQHKGWERLYAGSGVALYDAMSMARGHGRGLPLHRHLAHRQALRVAPCLKKDALVGALQYYDAQMDDARFTATLVRTAASYGAKAANRARVTGFLREGERVVGARVRDVEGGGEYEIRAKQVVNATGVWTDDTQAMVGERGQFHVRASKGIHLVVPKDRIHSTTGLILRTEKSVLFVIPWGRHWIIGTTDTDWSLDKAHPAASSADIDYLLEHVNSVLAVPLGRDDVQGVYAGLRPLLAGESDATSKLSREHTVAHPVPGLVVVAGGKYTTYRVMAKDAVDEAVHGLDMRVADCVTEETPLLGAEGYHALWNARARTAARAGLHVARVEHLLNRYGSLAEEVLDLIAADPALGEPLQAADDYLRAEVVYAASHEGARHLDDVLTRRTRISIETFDRGTRSAREAAELMAPVLGWDKDQTEREIQHYEKRVEAERESQRQPDDLTADAARLGAPDIVPL, encoded by the coding sequence GTGAGGACAGCGACTCTGGGCCCGGCACAGCGCGCCGAGGCACTGGCGGCGATGGCGGAGCGGGAGCTGGACGTGCTGGTGATCGGCGCGGGAGTGGTCGGCGCCGGCACCGCGCTGGACGCCGTCACCCGCGGCCTGTCCACCGGCCTGGTGGAGGCCCGCGACTGGGCGTCGGGCACCTCCAGCCGGTCCAGCAAGCTCATCCACGGCGGTCTGCGCTATCTGGAGATGCTGGACTTCGCGCTCGTCCGCGAGGCCCTGAAGGAGCGCGGCCTGCTCCTGGAGCGGCTCGCCCCGCACCTGGTCAAGCCGGTGCCGTTCCTGTACCCGCTGCAGCACAAGGGCTGGGAGCGGCTGTACGCGGGCTCGGGCGTGGCCCTGTACGACGCGATGTCCATGGCGCGCGGACACGGCCGGGGCCTGCCCCTGCACCGCCACCTCGCCCACCGCCAGGCCCTGCGGGTCGCCCCCTGCCTGAAGAAGGACGCCCTGGTCGGCGCCCTGCAGTACTACGACGCCCAGATGGACGACGCCCGTTTCACCGCCACCCTGGTGCGCACGGCGGCGTCGTACGGCGCGAAGGCGGCCAACCGCGCGCGCGTGACCGGGTTCCTGCGCGAGGGCGAGCGGGTGGTCGGCGCCCGGGTGCGGGACGTGGAGGGCGGCGGGGAGTACGAGATCCGAGCCAAGCAGGTCGTCAACGCCACCGGTGTGTGGACCGACGACACCCAGGCCATGGTGGGGGAGCGCGGCCAGTTCCACGTCCGCGCGTCCAAGGGCATCCACCTGGTCGTGCCCAAGGACCGCATCCACTCCACGACGGGCCTGATCCTGCGCACCGAGAAGTCCGTCCTCTTCGTCATCCCCTGGGGCCGGCACTGGATCATCGGCACCACCGACACCGACTGGAGCCTGGACAAGGCCCACCCGGCCGCCTCCAGCGCCGACATCGACTACCTGCTGGAGCACGTCAACTCGGTGCTCGCGGTGCCCCTCGGCCGCGACGACGTGCAGGGCGTGTACGCCGGGCTGCGCCCGCTGCTCGCCGGCGAGTCCGACGCCACCAGCAAGCTGTCCCGCGAGCACACGGTCGCCCACCCGGTGCCGGGACTCGTGGTCGTGGCGGGCGGCAAGTACACCACCTACCGGGTGATGGCCAAGGACGCGGTCGACGAGGCGGTGCACGGCCTGGACATGCGGGTCGCCGACTGCGTGACGGAGGAGACCCCGCTGCTGGGCGCGGAGGGCTACCACGCGCTGTGGAACGCGCGCGCCCGGACAGCCGCCCGCGCCGGACTGCACGTGGCCCGCGTGGAACACCTGCTGAACCGGTACGGCTCCCTGGCCGAGGAGGTCCTGGACCTCATCGCCGCCGACCCCGCCCTCGGCGAACCGCTGCAGGCCGCCGACGACTATCTGCGCGCCGAAGTGGTGTACGCCGCCTCGCACGAGGGCGCCCGGCACCTGGACGACGTCCTGACCCGCCGCACCCGCATATCCATCGAGACCTTCGACCGGGGCACCCGCAGCGCCCGCGAGGCGGCCGAGCTGATGGCGCCGGTCCTCGGCTGGGACAAGGACCAGACGGAGCGCGAGATCCAGCACTACGAGAAACGGGTCGAGGCCGAGCGCGAGTCCCAGCGCCAGCCCGACGACCTCACGGCGGACGCGGCCCGGCTCGGAGCCCCGGACATCGTGCCGCTGTAG
- a CDS encoding serine/threonine-protein kinase, whose product MSEAERAGTSRQGTRQDKSERRLLAGRYRLGDVLGRGGMGTVWRAEDETLGRTVAVKELRFPSNIDEEEKRRLITRTLREAKAIARIRNNSAVTVFDVVDEDDRPWIVMELVEGKSLAEVIREDGLLEPKRAAEVGLAILDVLRSAHRQGILHRDVKPSNVLIAEDGRVVLTDFGIAQVEGDPSITSTGMLVGAPSYISPERARGHKPGPAADLWSLGGLLYAAVEGVPPYDKGSAIATLTAVMTEPLEEPKNAGPLKDVIYGLLTKDPAKRLDDAGARAMLNAVIHAPEPEPLDATRVVPLPAHPGPAEDGRGGAKRGEDPAEKLRGALRAVRKAAGGAGAAASARTKSGADTAAARAGAAAGPGGPGAGARPGTPGGTRPVSSGSPGAGAAGRQAGPASGAAAVPNSSANKPSSGWPVVPPPDLDLPPRPVPRAPLTDVVPRRTLVIIAVVIVLAVLATVLAFAFGGDDKTGKRGGAKAAASISASTERDTSDKATGGTARTGAASPSSGGAGSGSGTAVDASASTGATAPTGATGSEDGAGAPVASTHKGGQGYSIGLPEGWSYRSTGRAGDRYAGPDGQTLLIGWTSAPKSDPVADWENQEHYMVRSQYHRIRIAKVAYRDWNTADWEFTYVDGGTKYRAIDRGFVVGGHLGYGLMYTAQAADWDSALRRDTWKTLTGSFKPKS is encoded by the coding sequence ATGTCGGAGGCGGAGCGGGCGGGCACATCTCGTCAGGGGACTCGTCAGGACAAGAGCGAGCGCCGTCTTCTCGCCGGGCGGTACCGGCTGGGAGACGTGCTCGGCCGGGGCGGGATGGGCACGGTCTGGCGCGCCGAGGACGAGACCCTGGGCCGGACGGTCGCCGTCAAGGAGCTGCGGTTCCCGTCGAACATCGACGAGGAGGAGAAGCGGCGCCTGATCACGCGCACCCTGCGCGAGGCCAAGGCGATCGCCCGGATCCGCAACAACAGCGCGGTGACGGTGTTCGACGTGGTCGACGAGGACGACCGGCCGTGGATCGTCATGGAGTTGGTGGAGGGCAAGTCCCTCGCCGAGGTCATCCGCGAGGACGGCCTGCTGGAGCCCAAGCGCGCCGCCGAGGTGGGGCTCGCCATCCTCGACGTGCTGCGCTCGGCGCACCGCCAGGGCATCCTGCACCGGGACGTGAAGCCGTCCAACGTGCTCATCGCCGAGGACGGCCGGGTCGTGCTCACCGACTTCGGCATCGCGCAGGTCGAGGGCGACCCCTCCATCACCTCCACCGGCATGCTCGTCGGCGCCCCCTCCTACATCTCCCCCGAGCGCGCCCGCGGCCACAAGCCGGGCCCCGCGGCCGACCTGTGGTCGCTGGGCGGCCTGCTGTACGCGGCGGTGGAGGGCGTCCCCCCGTACGACAAGGGCTCGGCGATCGCCACGCTCACCGCCGTGATGACCGAGCCCCTGGAGGAGCCCAAGAACGCGGGCCCGCTCAAGGACGTCATCTACGGCCTGCTCACCAAGGATCCGGCCAAGCGGCTCGACGACGCCGGGGCCCGGGCGATGCTCAACGCGGTGATCCACGCGCCCGAGCCGGAGCCGCTGGACGCGACGCGGGTGGTTCCGCTGCCGGCGCATCCCGGGCCGGCCGAGGACGGGCGGGGCGGGGCCAAGCGGGGCGAGGACCCCGCGGAGAAGCTGCGCGGCGCGCTGCGCGCGGTCCGCAAGGCGGCCGGCGGGGCCGGAGCGGCGGCGTCGGCCCGGACGAAGAGCGGCGCGGACACGGCGGCGGCGCGTGCCGGTGCCGCGGCGGGTCCGGGCGGCCCCGGCGCCGGGGCACGACCGGGCACCCCGGGCGGGACGCGGCCGGTCTCCTCCGGCAGCCCCGGCGCCGGAGCCGCCGGACGGCAGGCCGGCCCGGCCTCCGGCGCCGCCGCCGTGCCGAACTCCAGCGCGAACAAGCCCAGTTCGGGCTGGCCGGTGGTGCCGCCGCCGGACCTCGACCTGCCGCCGCGCCCGGTGCCCAGAGCGCCGCTGACCGACGTGGTGCCCCGGCGCACCCTGGTGATCATCGCCGTGGTGATCGTCCTCGCCGTGCTCGCCACCGTCCTGGCCTTCGCCTTCGGCGGCGACGACAAGACCGGCAAGCGCGGCGGGGCCAAGGCGGCGGCGAGCATCAGCGCGTCCACCGAGCGGGACACGAGCGACAAGGCGACGGGCGGCACGGCCCGCACGGGCGCGGCGAGCCCGTCGTCGGGCGGTGCCGGTTCCGGGTCGGGCACCGCCGTCGACGCGAGCGCGTCCACCGGCGCCACCGCCCCGACCGGCGCCACCGGCTCCGAGGACGGCGCCGGCGCGCCGGTGGCGTCGACCCACAAGGGCGGCCAGGGGTACTCGATCGGGTTGCCCGAGGGATGGTCGTACCGGTCCACCGGCCGCGCGGGAGACCGCTACGCCGGTCCGGACGGGCAGACGTTGCTCATCGGATGGACGAGTGCTCCCAAGTCCGACCCGGTGGCGGACTGGGAGAACCAGGAGCACTACATGGTCCGCTCCCAGTACCACCGCATCCGCATCGCGAAGGTGGCCTACCGCGACTGGAACACGGCCGACTGGGAGTTCACCTACGTCGACGGCGGCACCAAGTACCGCGCAATCGACCGCGGCTTCGTGGTGGGCGGCCACCTCGGTTACGGACTGATGTACACCGCGCAGGCGGCGGACTGGGACAGCGCGCTGCGCAGGGACACCTGGAAGACGCTCACCGGCTCCTTCAAGCCCAAGTCCTAG
- a CDS encoding nucleotide sugar dehydrogenase, producing the protein MPADLAVIGLGPYGLPLAQAAVAAGISTIGYATGPEAGSLSPAELRRMHSGGFRPGTDPAQLGRVRTAVICAPTPRGADGGLDLGQVEAAARALAERLRPHTTVILESPVLPGTTEDFLRPLLEKGSGLRAGRDFHLAYSPSRVDPGNRDHTPAGTPKVIGGLTPACTESAAAFYARLTDKVVRARGLREAETVQLLETNFRHVNIALVNEMAVLCHELGVDLWDVIRCAETKPFGFQAFRPGPGVGGHGVAQDLTGHATRTLRMVELAQQVNSRMPRYVVQRAATLLNEHGKSARGARVLLLGVTYKPDLADLQGTPAQEIAVRLMELGASVSYHDPYVASWTVLDRPVPRADSFYEAAAVADLTILLQQHRTYDLQGLSVKAQLLLDTRGATPTGAAHRL; encoded by the coding sequence ATGCCCGCAGACCTCGCCGTCATCGGACTCGGCCCCTACGGCTTGCCGCTCGCCCAGGCCGCAGTCGCCGCAGGCATCTCCACCATCGGCTACGCCACCGGACCCGAGGCGGGCTCGCTCAGCCCCGCCGAGCTGCGCCGGATGCACTCGGGCGGATTCCGGCCCGGCACCGACCCGGCCCAGCTCGGGCGGGTGCGCACCGCGGTGATCTGCGCGCCGACCCCCCGCGGCGCCGACGGCGGACTCGACCTCGGCCAGGTGGAGGCGGCCGCCCGTGCCCTCGCCGAGCGGCTGCGCCCGCACACGACGGTCATCCTTGAGTCGCCGGTGCTCCCCGGCACCACGGAGGACTTCCTGCGCCCCCTGCTGGAGAAGGGCTCGGGGCTGCGCGCCGGGCGCGACTTCCACCTCGCCTACTCGCCCAGCCGGGTCGACCCCGGCAACCGCGACCACACCCCCGCCGGCACGCCCAAGGTCATCGGCGGCCTCACGCCCGCGTGCACCGAGTCGGCCGCCGCCTTCTACGCCCGGCTCACCGACAAGGTGGTACGCGCGCGTGGACTGCGCGAGGCGGAGACCGTGCAGCTGCTGGAGACCAACTTCCGGCACGTCAACATCGCGCTCGTCAACGAGATGGCCGTGCTCTGCCACGAGCTGGGCGTCGACCTGTGGGACGTCATCCGGTGCGCCGAGACCAAGCCCTTCGGCTTCCAGGCGTTCCGCCCCGGACCCGGCGTCGGCGGGCACGGCGTCGCGCAGGACCTGACCGGCCACGCCACCCGCACCCTGCGCATGGTGGAACTGGCCCAGCAGGTCAACAGCCGGATGCCCCGCTACGTCGTGCAGCGCGCCGCCACCCTGCTCAACGAGCACGGCAAGTCCGCCCGCGGCGCGCGCGTGCTGCTGCTCGGCGTCACCTACAAGCCCGACCTCGCCGACCTGCAGGGCACTCCGGCCCAGGAGATCGCGGTCCGGCTGATGGAGCTGGGCGCCTCGGTGAGCTACCACGACCCGTACGTGGCCTCCTGGACCGTCCTGGACCGTCCGGTCCCGCGCGCGGACTCGTTCTACGAGGCCGCCGCCGTGGCCGACCTGACGATCCTGCTCCAGCAGCACCGGACGTACGACCTGCAGGGGCTGTCGGTGAAGGCCCAGCTGCTGCTGGACACCCGCGGGGCCACGCCCACGGGGGCGGCACACCGGCTCTGA
- a CDS encoding GuaB3 family IMP dehydrogenase-related protein, with protein MTEIEIGRGKRGRRAYAFDDIAVVPSRRTRDPKEVSIAWQIDAYRFELPFLAAPMDSVVSPATAIRIGELGGLGVLNLEGLWTRYEDPQPLLDEIAELPAEHATRRLQEIYAAPIKEELIGARIKEVRDSGVVTAAALSPQRTAQFSKAVVDAGVDIFVIRGTTVSAEHVSSSHEPLNLKQFIYELDVPVIVGGCATYTAALHLMRTGAAGVLVGFGGGAAHTTRNVLGIQVPMATAVADVAAARRDYMDESGGRYVHVIADGGVGWSGDLPKAIACGADAVMMGSPLARATDGPGKGHHWGMEAVNEELPRGKKVDLGTVGTIEEILTGPSHTPDGSMNFFGALRRAMATTGYSELKEFQRVEVTVADSQHRR; from the coding sequence GTGACTGAGATCGAGATCGGGCGCGGCAAGCGCGGCCGCCGGGCGTACGCCTTCGACGACATCGCCGTCGTCCCCAGCCGCCGTACGCGGGACCCGAAGGAGGTCTCGATCGCCTGGCAGATCGACGCCTACCGCTTCGAGCTGCCCTTCCTGGCCGCCCCCATGGACTCGGTCGTCTCCCCGGCCACCGCGATCCGCATCGGTGAGCTGGGCGGCCTCGGCGTGCTCAACCTCGAGGGCCTGTGGACGCGGTACGAGGACCCGCAGCCGCTGCTGGACGAGATCGCCGAGCTGCCCGCCGAGCACGCCACCCGCCGTCTGCAGGAGATCTACGCGGCGCCCATCAAGGAGGAGCTGATCGGCGCGCGCATCAAGGAGGTGCGCGACTCCGGTGTGGTCACCGCCGCCGCGCTCTCCCCGCAGCGCACCGCCCAGTTCTCCAAGGCGGTCGTGGACGCGGGCGTGGACATCTTCGTCATTCGCGGTACGACGGTCTCCGCGGAGCACGTCTCGTCCTCGCACGAGCCGCTGAACCTGAAGCAGTTCATCTACGAGCTGGACGTCCCGGTGATCGTCGGCGGCTGCGCCACCTACACGGCGGCCCTGCACCTGATGCGCACGGGCGCCGCGGGCGTGCTCGTGGGCTTCGGCGGCGGCGCCGCCCACACCACGCGCAACGTCCTCGGCATCCAGGTCCCGATGGCCACGGCCGTCGCCGACGTGGCGGCCGCCCGCCGTGACTACATGGACGAGTCCGGCGGCCGGTACGTGCACGTGATCGCGGACGGCGGCGTCGGCTGGTCCGGCGACCTGCCCAAGGCGATCGCCTGCGGCGCGGACGCGGTGATGATGGGCTCCCCGCTGGCCCGCGCCACGGACGGCCCCGGCAAGGGCCACCACTGGGGCATGGAGGCGGTCAACGAGGAGCTGCCCCGCGGCAAGAAGGTCGACCTGGGCACGGTCGGCACGATCGAGGAGATCCTCACCGGCCCGTCCCACACCCCCGACGGCTCGATGAACTTCTTCGGCGCCCTGCGCCGCGCCATGGCCACCACCGGCTACAGCGAGCTGAAGGAGTTCCAGCGGGTCGAGGTGACGGTCGCGGACAGCCAGCACCGCCGCTGA
- a CDS encoding LysR family transcriptional regulator, with product MIEARHLRVLRAVATTGSFSAAGRELGCTQPAVSQQMKALETSVGTPLLVRSGREMRLTQAGEALVRHASGILAGLTAAEEEIAAIAGLRAGRVRLVSFPSGSSTLVPTALAALRAAHPGTRVSLEEAEPPRSVELLRDGDCDLALAFRYEGAAVVEDWDDLVVRPLLMDRLVALVPERHRLARAESVAIGELAGEPWIAGCPRCRGQLVEVCEGAGFTPRIDFATDDYPAVAGLVGAGLGVAVLPQLAVESVRPRGVRTVRLEPAVRREIVALTLPDLARVPAVAATLEQLARAAGRPS from the coding sequence GTGATCGAGGCCCGTCATCTCCGCGTCCTGCGCGCCGTCGCCACCACCGGTTCCTTCTCGGCGGCGGGGCGCGAGCTGGGCTGCACCCAGCCCGCCGTCAGCCAGCAGATGAAGGCCCTGGAAACCTCGGTCGGCACCCCGCTGCTGGTCCGCAGCGGCCGCGAGATGCGGCTCACCCAGGCCGGCGAGGCCCTGGTCAGGCACGCCTCCGGCATCCTCGCCGGGCTCACCGCCGCCGAGGAGGAGATCGCCGCCATCGCGGGCCTGAGAGCCGGCCGGGTCCGGCTGGTGTCGTTCCCCAGCGGCAGCTCCACCCTGGTCCCCACCGCACTGGCCGCCCTGCGCGCCGCCCACCCCGGCACCCGCGTCTCCCTGGAGGAGGCCGAGCCGCCGAGGTCCGTGGAGCTGCTGCGCGACGGCGACTGCGACCTGGCCCTGGCCTTCCGCTACGAGGGCGCGGCGGTCGTCGAGGACTGGGACGACCTGGTCGTACGGCCGCTGCTGATGGACCGCCTGGTGGCCCTGGTGCCGGAGCGGCACCGGCTCGCCCGGGCGGAGAGCGTCGCGATCGGGGAGCTGGCGGGGGAGCCCTGGATCGCGGGCTGCCCGCGCTGCCGCGGCCAGCTGGTCGAGGTGTGCGAGGGGGCGGGCTTCACCCCGCGCATCGACTTCGCCACGGACGACTATCCCGCGGTGGCCGGCCTGGTCGGCGCGGGCCTGGGCGTCGCCGTACTGCCCCAGCTGGCCGTGGAGTCGGTACGGCCGAGGGGCGTGCGCACGGTACGGCTGGAACCGGCGGTACGGCGCGAGATCGTCGCCCTCACCCTGCCCGACCTGGCCCGGGTGCCGGCCGTCGCCGCCACGCTGGAGCAGCTGGCGCGGGCGGCGGGTCGTCCGTCGTAG
- a CDS encoding WhiB family transcriptional regulator has translation MADFSRLPGPNADLWDWQLLAACRGVDSSLFFHPEGERGAARSARENSAKEVCMRCPVRAECAAHALAVREPYGVWGGLTEDEREELMGRARNRLVTASVTGTDAARNH, from the coding sequence ATGGCAGATTTCTCCCGCCTTCCCGGACCGAACGCGGACCTGTGGGACTGGCAGCTGCTGGCTGCCTGCCGCGGCGTGGACAGCTCGCTCTTCTTCCACCCCGAGGGCGAGCGCGGGGCGGCTCGGAGCGCTCGCGAGAACTCGGCCAAGGAGGTCTGTATGAGATGCCCTGTCCGCGCGGAGTGCGCGGCGCATGCGCTGGCGGTGCGCGAGCCGTACGGCGTCTGGGGCGGCCTGACCGAGGACGAGCGCGAGGAGTTGATGGGGCGTGCACGCAACCGTCTGGTGACCGCTTCGGTCACCGGTACGGACGCCGCCCGGAATCACTGA
- the guaB gene encoding IMP dehydrogenase produces MTANVDGVPEKFATLGLTYDDVLLLPGASEVLPNAVDTSSRISRNVRVNIPLLSAAMDKVTESRMAIAMARLGGVGVLHRNLSIEDQVNQVDLVKRSESGMVTDPITVHPEATLAEADALCAKFRISGVPVTDPAGKLLGIVTNRDMAFESDRTRRVHEVMTPMPLVTGKVGISGPDAMELLRKHKIEKLPLVDDEGVLKGLITVKDFVKAEQYPNAAKDAEGRLLVGAAVGASPEALERAQALAEAGVDFLVVDTSHGHNSNALSWMSKIKSSVSVDVIGGNVATRDGAQALIDAGVDGIKVGVGPGSICTTRVVAGIGVPQVTAIYEASLAARPAGIPLIGDGGLQYSGDIGKALAAGADTVMLGSLLAGCEESPGELLFINGKQFKSYRGMGSLGAMQSRGQARSYSKDRYFQAEVASDDKLVPEGVEGQVPYRGPLANVLHQLVGGLRQTMGYVGAATIAEMESKGRFVRITSAGLKESHPHDIQMTVEAPNYSSKS; encoded by the coding sequence ATGACTGCCAACGTCGACGGAGTGCCCGAGAAATTCGCGACACTCGGGCTGACCTACGACGACGTGCTGCTGTTGCCGGGCGCATCCGAGGTGCTCCCGAACGCGGTCGACACCTCGTCCCGCATCTCGCGCAACGTCCGCGTCAACATCCCGCTGCTGTCGGCGGCGATGGACAAGGTGACCGAGTCCCGGATGGCGATCGCGATGGCCCGCCTCGGCGGTGTCGGCGTGCTGCACCGCAACCTGTCCATCGAGGACCAGGTCAACCAGGTCGACCTGGTGAAGCGGTCCGAGTCCGGCATGGTCACCGACCCCATCACGGTGCACCCGGAGGCGACGCTCGCCGAGGCGGACGCGCTGTGCGCGAAGTTCCGCATCAGCGGCGTCCCGGTCACCGACCCGGCCGGCAAGCTGCTCGGCATCGTGACCAACCGCGACATGGCCTTCGAGAGCGACCGCACCCGCCGCGTGCACGAGGTCATGACCCCGATGCCGCTGGTCACCGGCAAGGTCGGCATCTCCGGCCCGGACGCCATGGAACTGCTGCGCAAGCACAAGATCGAGAAGCTGCCGCTGGTCGACGACGAGGGTGTCCTGAAGGGCCTGATCACGGTCAAGGACTTCGTCAAGGCCGAGCAGTACCCCAATGCCGCGAAGGACGCCGAGGGCCGGCTGCTCGTCGGCGCCGCGGTCGGCGCCAGCCCCGAGGCGCTGGAGCGCGCCCAGGCGCTCGCCGAGGCCGGTGTGGACTTCCTGGTCGTGGACACCTCGCACGGCCACAACAGCAACGCGCTGAGCTGGATGTCCAAGATCAAGTCCAGCGTGTCCGTCGACGTGATCGGCGGCAACGTCGCCACCCGCGACGGCGCCCAGGCGCTGATCGACGCCGGTGTGGACGGCATCAAGGTGGGCGTGGGCCCGGGCTCCATCTGCACCACCCGCGTGGTCGCCGGCATCGGCGTCCCCCAGGTCACCGCCATCTACGAGGCCTCCCTCGCGGCCCGTCCCGCCGGCATCCCGCTGATCGGCGACGGCGGCCTGCAGTACTCCGGCGACATCGGCAAGGCGCTGGCCGCCGGCGCCGACACGGTGATGCTGGGCAGCCTCCTCGCCGGCTGCGAGGAGTCCCCGGGCGAGCTGCTGTTCATCAACGGCAAGCAGTTCAAGTCGTACCGCGGCATGGGCTCGCTCGGCGCCATGCAGTCCCGCGGCCAGGCGAGGTCGTACTCCAAGGACCGCTACTTCCAGGCCGAGGTCGCCTCCGACGACAAACTCGTCCCCGAGGGCGTCGAGGGCCAGGTGCCCTACCGCGGCCCGCTGGCCAACGTGCTGCACCAGCTCGTCGGCGGCCTGCGCCAGACCATGGGCTACGTGGGCGCCGCCACCATCGCGGAGATGGAGTCCAAGGGCCGCTTCGTGCGGATCACCTCGGCGGGCCTGAAGGAGAGCCACCCGCACGACATCCAGATGACGGTCGAGGCGCCGAACTACAGCAGCAAGAGCTGA
- a CDS encoding sigma-70 family RNA polymerase sigma factor: MRDDEAGTAHGAIGALVHRAVHGDEQATHDLLAHVHPLALRYCRTRLSRLPGDARHFVEDLAQEVCVAVLLALPRYRDTGRPFEAFVFAIASHKVADLQRAAMRHPGSTAVPSDEMPERPDDSLGPEERALLSSDAEWAKKLLANLPENQRELLLLRIAVGLTAEETGQMLGMSPGAVRVAQHRALSRLRALAEQ; encoded by the coding sequence ATGCGCGACGACGAGGCGGGCACGGCCCACGGGGCGATCGGTGCACTCGTCCATCGCGCCGTCCACGGGGACGAGCAGGCCACGCACGATCTGCTCGCCCACGTCCACCCGCTGGCGCTGCGCTATTGCCGCACCCGGCTGTCCCGGCTGCCGGGCGACGCGCGTCACTTCGTCGAGGACCTCGCCCAGGAGGTCTGCGTCGCCGTCCTGCTCGCGCTGCCCCGCTACCGCGACACCGGCCGCCCCTTCGAGGCGTTCGTCTTCGCCATCGCCTCCCACAAGGTGGCCGACCTGCAGCGCGCCGCCATGCGCCACCCGGGTTCCACGGCCGTCCCCTCCGACGAGATGCCGGAGCGCCCGGACGACTCCCTCGGACCCGAGGAGCGCGCCCTGCTCAGCAGCGACGCCGAGTGGGCCAAGAAGCTGCTGGCCAACCTCCCCGAGAACCAGCGCGAGCTGCTCCTGCTGCGCATCGCCGTGGGCTTGACCGCGGAGGAGACGGGGCAGATGTTGGGAATGTCACCCGGCGCGGTCCGGGTCGCCCAGCACCGGGCGCTGAGCCGCCTGCGCGCGCTCGCCGAGCAGTGA
- a CDS encoding MOSC domain-containing protein, with translation MKLLSVNLGSPRPVPYTDQPQGVTGIDKRPADGPVRVAAPGPKGVGGSGLAGDAVCELRHHGGDDQAVYAYAREDLDDWERELGRSLANGCFGENLTTDGLEVSGALIGERWRIGSQVVLEVTSGRIPCRTFQGHTGERGWVKRFTRKGATGAYLRVIEPGEIRAGDPIEIVHRPGHGVTAALEFRAVTTERELLPRLLAASEALHPESLAAARKYVSRQGG, from the coding sequence ATGAAGCTTCTCTCGGTCAATCTGGGCAGCCCCCGGCCGGTGCCGTACACGGACCAGCCGCAGGGCGTGACGGGCATCGACAAGAGGCCGGCCGACGGGCCGGTGCGGGTGGCGGCCCCGGGGCCCAAGGGGGTCGGCGGGAGCGGGCTGGCCGGGGACGCGGTGTGCGAGCTGCGGCATCACGGCGGGGACGACCAGGCGGTGTACGCCTACGCGCGCGAGGACCTCGACGACTGGGAGCGCGAACTGGGCCGGTCGCTGGCCAACGGCTGCTTCGGGGAGAACCTGACGACGGACGGTCTGGAGGTCTCCGGCGCCCTGATCGGAGAGCGCTGGCGGATCGGTTCCCAGGTGGTCCTCGAGGTGACCTCGGGCCGTATCCCGTGCCGCACGTTCCAGGGCCACACGGGCGAGCGCGGCTGGGTCAAGAGGTTCACACGGAAGGGCGCAACCGGTGCCTACCTCCGGGTGATCGAGCCGGGCGAGATACGGGCGGGCGACCCGATCGAGATCGTGCACCGGCCGGGCCACGGAGTGACGGCGGCGCTGGAGTTCCGCGCGGTCACCACCGAACGGGAGTTGCTGCCACGGCTGCTCGCCGCGAGCGAGGCGCTGCATCCGGAGTCCCTGGCGGCTGCGCGCAAGTACGTGTCACGGCAGGGTGGCTGA